The following DNA comes from Paenibacillus crassostreae.
ATAACCTAATGGGTCATTGTCTAGATCAATATTGACTGTACCCGCAAGTGCGTATGCAACAACCAATGGAGGTGATGCAAGATAATTAGCTTTAACTTGAGCATGTATACGACCTTCAAAGTTGCGGTTACCTGAGAGAACAGCAGCTACAGTTAAATCATTATCAGCAATTGCTTGGTTTACTTCATCTGGAAGTGGGCCTGAATTACCGATACAGGTTGCGCAACCGTATCCGGCTAAATAGAATCCAAGAGCTTCAAGAGATTCTAATAATCCAGCTTTCTTTAAATACTCGGTAACCACTAATGAACCTGGTGTTAAGCTACTCTTCACATAACCTGGTTTTTTGAGACCACGTTCAACAGCTTTCTTGGCCAGAAGTCCAGCACCTAACATAACACTAGGATTTGAAGTATTCGTACAACTAGTGATTGCAGCGATAACCACGGCTCCAGTACCAAGTTTGCTAACGGTACCATCGGTATGTTGAATACTTACGGTTTGATCGATCTTGCTGTCGCTAAGACCATAACCACCTTTGTCTAATGGTGTGCGAATAATATCGTTGAAGGAATCCTTCATATTACTTAATTCAATACGATCTTGAGGTCGCTTAGGTCCAGCTAAACTAGGAACTACAGAAGCTAAATCTAATTCGATGACATCAGTGAACTCTGGATCAACGGTATATTCGGTACGGAACATATCTTGAGCTTTGTAATATGCTTCCACGAGTGCAACCTGTTCATCAGAACGACCAGTATTTCTCAAATACGATAGTGTCTCATTATCGACAGGGAAATATCCGATTGTTGCTCCATATTCAGGAGCCATGTTAGCGATTGTTGCTCGATCGGCTAGGCTAAGGTTAAGTAGCCCAGGTCCAAAGAATTCAACGAATTTCCCAACAACGCCTTTTGTACGTAAAATCTGAGTCACAGTAAGTGCTAAGTCAGTTGCAGTCGCACCTTCATTTAGACTTCCTGTAAGCTTGAATCCAACAACTTCAGGCATGATGAAATAAAGAGGTTGTCCGAGCATTCCAGCTTCCGCTTCAATTCCACCTACACCCCAGCCTACAACACCTAAACCATTAATCATGGTTGTATGGGAATCCGTTCCTACAAGTGAATCTGGGTACACAACCGTCTCTCCATCAATGACTTTAGTTGCTGCTACGGAAGCGAGATATTCAAGGTTAACTTGATGTACGATTCCAGTTGCTGGTGGAACAGCACGGAAGTTATCGAAAGCTGTTTGAGCCCAACGTAGGAATCGATAGCGTTCCTCATTACGTTCGAATTCCATATCCATATTAATTGCTAGTGAATCGGGTGCTCCGAAAGCATCGACCATTACGGAATGGTCAATTACGAGGTCTACGGGTACAAGTGGATTAATCTTCTTAGGGTCACCGCCAGCTTTTTTAACGGTATCTCTCATTGCAGCTAGATCTACTACGACAGGAACACCTGTGAAATCCTGAAGTACGATTCTTGCAGGAATAAACGGTATTTCTTTATTCTCGTCACGGCCATTATTCCAATCTGCAAGTTGTTTAACATGTTCTTCTGTAATGGCTCTTCCATCAAATTGACGAATTGCAGCTTCAAGTAGCACTTTAATAGAAAAAGGAAGTGTAGAAACGCTACCGATTCCTTGCTTCTCTAAAGATTGCAAACTGTAGTAACGATAGTTCTTGCCATTGACAACTAATTGCTGTGCGGTAGAAAAGTGATCTTTCCCGGGCATAAATGTTCCTCCTTAAATTTTTAAATTTTCATTTTGATATTCGTCGTAAGAAGTTAGAACTGAAAGTACTCCCTTAATAGTGTAACTCTTAAATATTGTTTCATCAGGTGAAACGGTATTTCAAAAAAATCATTTATTTAAGTATACCGTTTACAATGAAGCTAGTAAAGGGATTTTTACTTCCATATCAAGATATAAATGATGAATATACATTGAGAAAACTAGTAATAATATCTGCTTCATAAGATTAAATGGATAGAGTGTCAAGCACGTTCATATATTGATATTAATTAACCGCATATTAGTTGGAAAAGGGAGGAATTAATCATATGGAACAACCATGGAAACAGTTATTATTTACTTATGTTAATCAATATAACCAATGCCAGATTGATTACCGAGCGGAATCACAGCAACAAGTGGTAACCGATATGTCGTTTGTAATGGAAAGATCTAAGCGAATGAAAAGGTTATCGGACTGGTATGAGATGCGGGAATCCATACCACTACGAAGTGAAACACGAGCAAAATTGATACAAATGATTCGAGAATCAGATCAAGATGTGATACTGGATATTCAGCTTCACTCCAAGCTTTATTATTCTAAGGGAGGAATGACTCATCGAGAAGATATGATACAACGTGAACGTTTAAATTTTATTCGTGATGGATTCCAATGGGTTATCGTATCGATCGAACAGCTAACCGTTGAACGTCACCCTAATCTTGAGAATTTATCACTACCTAATGAAGGAACGGGATCATTTGGTGAAGGATCTGGACCCTATTTAAATGCGCATGTATGGGGTAGTGGATCTAACCGTCGCCCTGTGAAGTATTCACGGGAAGAGGCTGTAGCTTATGCAGATCTGTGGTGGGATTCTGAGAACCCAGAATTTATAACCTTTACGGTAAACTGTACTAATTATATCTCGCAGTGCCTCTTTGCAGGGGGGGCTCCAATCCACTATACTGGTAACAGAGCAACAGGTTGGTGGTACAAAGGATACGTAAGCAATAAAGAGTGGTGGAGTTATAGTTGGGCTGTATCTAATAGCTTGGAGTATTTATTGAGTACTAGTACCAAGGGCCTTAGAGCTGAAGTTGTCGATCGGGCAGAACAATTAATGCTTGGAGATGTAATCATCTATGATTGGGATGGTGATGGGAACTATCAGCATAGCACCATCGTAACGGCATTTGACGCTGGAGGAATGCCATTGGTTAATGCAAATACCGTGAGTAGTCGACATCGTTATTGGGATTATAAAGACTCTTATGCTTGGCAAGAGAATACTAAATATCAGTTCTTGCATATTCCAGATATCTTTTAACTTGGGGATTGCATTAGAGAAATTTATAATGAATGATACATGGAAAAATGGAATGACATAACATTAGGTTAGAAAGAGGTTAAGTATGAATAAATCTAGAGTAGGTCTTGTATACGGTGGTAAATCAGGAGAACATGAGGTATCATTGCAAACTGCTTTCGCGGTAATGAACGCCTTTGATTACAATAAATATGACATTATTCCTTTCTACATTACGAAAAAGGGAGAATGGTTAAAAGGGGAAGTACGACAATCTCCTTTTGAGAAGATAGAAGATCTAAAACTAATGAATCATTCGGAAGGATCACAAGCTGCATTAGCTGTTTTATTCAGTCGGTTAAATGACGGAGAATCTTCTGCAACACTGGATCTTATGTTTCCTCTTCTGCATGGAACTTTTGGCGAAGATGGTACCATTCAAGGGTTATTCGAAATGGCTAACATGCCTTATGTGGGTGCAGGAGTATTAGCTTCAGCTGCTGGGATGGATAAGGTAGTTATGAAGAAGTTATTTGCTGAAGCTGGGTTACCGCAAGTTGGCTATCGTTATTTCACACGTAGTCAATGGATGCACGACAGTTACGAAATTATTGTAGGTGTGGAAGATCATTTGGGGTATCCGTGTTTTGTTAAGCCAGCCAATCTAGGTTCCAGTGTAGGAATCTCTAAAGCTAAAGACCGCGATGAACTTGAGCGGGCGATTAACTTTGCCTTGCGTTATGATATTAAGGTCATAGTCGAAGAATTCGTTGATGCAAGGGAAATAGAGGTTAGTGTACTTGGGAATGATGAACCTATGGCTTCAGTTCCTGGTGAAATCGTATCATCAAGCGAGTATTATGACTATGCTGCTAAATATACCGATGGTCAATCACAAATGCTGATCCCTGCACCACTTGATCCAGAATTGGCTGATAGGATTAGGGATGCGGCAATAGTTGCATTTCAAGCGCTTGAAGGAAGTGGAATTAGTCGGGCAGATTTCTTCGTACGTAAATCGGATCAGAGTATCCTTATTAATGAAGTGAACACGATGCCTGGTTTTACACCTTATAGTATGTACCCTCTATTATGGCGGGAGACAGGATTGGATTATGCGACACTACTCGATCGTATGATTGAATTGGCATTGGAACGTTACGCTAGCAAACAAGCATTAGATTATAATAACGATTAATAGATATGTTCTTCTAATCTTGAATAGGAAAGAGGAATCGATTATGGGCTTTCAAACAGAATTTAATTCAGTATGTAAATTTAAGAACGAACAAGAGATTTATGAACTTATGGAGTATGGCCGTGGAAAAATGGTGAAGAAGGGTTTTCGTGTTTTTCCAACAGGACAAAAAGTCATTGCTTATACGCCTGACAACCTTGCAATTGCTATTGTTAAGATTGTTGGATACATTGCCGAGATTAACTTTCAGGGAGAAGAAGTAACGGAAGTAGAGATGGAATTGGTTCGTAAACTAAATGATGAGGAGTCGCGCATCCAGACCGATCTAGCATACGAGATGTTCTTTGGTGATCAAGAGGAATGATTGTTCGGTTCGGATATGTTGCGATGTCCATGGTTGTGCAGGATACATCTCCTTCCAAAACGATGACGATGACCAGTTTTAATAAGTTAGCTGATCGGGAGGGAGCGCTTCTGAAGTTGGAACGTATTGCACGCACGAATCTGCATAATACGTTGCGGCTTCTGAAACATAATGTAGCACACGACATAAAGGTATATCGCTTTTCTTCCAAACTAATCCCACTAGCAACACATGGAGATCTGGAAGATTGGAGCCCTATGCCTGTGTTACAGGATTCATTTGCTGAGGTAGGTGAATTTGTTAAGAAACATGAGATGAGAGTGTCCTTTCATCCAGATCATTTCACGGTATTAAGCACACCGCGTCCAGTGGTTCTAATTAATTCTGTACGTGATCTGAAACATCATGTGACTATGTTGAATGCAATGGGACTTGATGCAACCGCTAAGAACAATATTCATATAGGTGGAGCTTATGGGGACAAGCCATCTGCCGCTGCTCGATTTGAAGAACATTTCGAACATTTAAGCCGGGATATCCAGGAGAGATTAACGCTTGAGAATGATGATAAGACATTCAACGCTATCGAGACTTTGAGAGTATGTCAAAATGTTAAACTACCGATGGTATTGGATATTCATCATCAATGGGTGAACAATGAGGGTGAACTACCATGGGAGCTATGGCCATATATACGCGAAACATGGCAGAGTGAACTGGCGCAAGCTGACGCACAAGTTAATAAACCTTTGGTACCTAAAATTCATGTGTCCAGTCCTAGGAGTGTAAGGGATATCCGAAGTCATGCAGATGGTGTAGAGGTTGGACCGTTGTTAGATTTTCTAAGAAGAATTGCAAAGGATACACCGTATTTAGACGTTATGATTGAAGCTAAAAGTAAAGATACAGCGTTGTTTGGGCTGATGCAGGATTTGGGTCAGTTTGTTACAGAAGGGGTAACCGTTAAAGATAAGGCGAGTATTGAGATCCAACCATAGCCATACAGTGAACTATAGTATGAACACCACTTGAATTTAGAGGTAAAATAAGGTACTTTTAAAGTGATTATGTAAAAAGAGTTCCGAACTGCTAGATTTAAACAGAAAGTAGATGAGTGCTTTGAACCAAAAGGATAAAGTTCCTTATGTTGTGACAAGCAAGAGCTTTACCGCAGTTGCAATTAATGCAGCAGCGAAGGCGGGCGAATGGATCAAGAGTAGATTAGGTACGGTGAAAGAATTAAATACAAAATATTCATCACATGATTTAGTGACAGAAGTAGATAAAGGTGCAGAGCAGATGATACGCAAGCTCATTCTCACACATTTCCCTGATCATGAAATTCTCGGAGAAGAGGCTGTTGAGCCAGGACCAGATGCTTCGGTACGTGCTTTAAAGGAATCTCTAGATGCAGAATACTTATGGATCGTTGATCCTGTAGATGGTACCACTAATTATGTACACGGATTTCCATTCTTTGCTGTCTCTATTGCACTTGCCTACAAGGGTGAAGTCATTGTAGGTGTAATTTATGATATATCAAGAGATGAACTGTTTGTAGCTGAGAAGGGTAAAGGCGCTTATGTTCATGGAAAACCAACCCTAGTCTCGCAGGAATGTACGATTGGAACAAGCTTATTAGCAACGGGTTTTCCGCCTGATCAAAACTTTGCTTTTCCAATAAATATGTTGGGTCTACAACATGTAGCACCAAAGTCTCGTAGTATTCGTGCGGGTGGATCAGCTGCCTTGCATATGGCCTATGTAGCCGCAGGAAGACTTAGTGGATATTGGGAAATCGGTCTGAATTCATGGGATTTAGCTGCTGGAGTTCTTCTGGTGAAGGAATCTGGGGGGGAAGTTACGGATACATTGGGACGCCCTTATGATCTAAGTGTTAGACATATAGTGGCAAGTAACGGTCAAATTCATCATGAATTGATTGAAGCATTGGAAGAAGCAGGAGCTACAGGGTTTTAGAACATATGGTTCTATACAATCGTGAAGGGGGTTCTTTCCTTATGAATGAAAAGGATGATCTGGAACGGCAAATAAGTGAGCTACTGATCGATGGTGAGATGATGAATCAAGAGGATTTACAGGAACAGGGACGAAGAATGATTCCACCTAAATATGAAATTCGTATTCAGACTACATTAGATCCTATTGTAGAAGAGACTCGTAAATACCGAGAAATCGCAGAAGAAATAGATGATAGGTATGATAGTTATTTAGAAAAAGCAGATCGTAACAATACTAAGATGAACTAAGAATAAAGATTTTGGAGAAATCCCTTCAAATTTAAGGGGTTTCTCCTTTTTTTTTATTAGTAGGTAATGGTAAAATAGTTGTATTAAGGTTTGAGTTATTATGTCAGAATGACAAAAAAGGGAGTTGATGAGTTGGTACAATTATGGAAAAAGAAGATTTCAGTTGTGAACTTAGCTGTTTTGCTATCTACAACTTTAGGAATGTTTAGTGGATTGACTTCTGTACAAGCGCAGGCAATAGAGCCAGATCCTTATCGCATTGTTGCACTAGGGGATTCTCTTACGGTGGGATATGAGCCTGAGATGGATCTGACTAGTACACCATATGGATTTGTGGATCGTTTACATGAACAAGGATTATTCCATAGTAGAACAGAGACTATTAATTATGGGATCTTAGGTTTGAAAGGTACAGGATTGGAACATTTTCTAGATGCAGCCCAAAAGGGGGTAGCTATTTCTGCAGAGGATATTCAACCTGGACTTGTAGACCCTAGAGCAGGGGAAATTGGAGCATCTGCTATTCAATTGAAAGCTGACATCCAATCAGCAGATCTCATTACAATTACTATAGGAGGTAATGATTTAGGAATCATTATTAGTGAAGCTGATAATTTGGTTGACGCAGAACTTAACTTAAAAGTAGAGCAATTATTAACTTCTTATAAGACTACAATGACAGCAATCATCGAAAACTTGCATGAAATGAATAAGGATGCACTTATTGTTGTTGCTGATCAATATCAGCCTATTCCTGAAATTGCTAATCGAGCAATGTATCCTAAATTAATTAATGCTGCAAATTCATTTACAGGTGTCGTAGAGCAGTTAGTTACTGATTTTCAAAGTCAAAGTGTGAATATCAAAATTGCTCATGTAGCTGAAGAGTTTGTGGGTGGGGAGAGTACGATGACTCATATTATCGGAGATCGGGATATACATCCTAATCAACTTGGATATGGGGTTATGGCTGAAGTATTTGCAGAAGTCGTCTGGGGTGAATACTTGAAACCAAGTATCAATGATAAAGCTGAACCTATGACAATTGTGGTGAAAGGAAAGGAACTGAAGACCCCTTATCAACCAGTGTTACGTAAAAATCAGAATTTCGTTGCGATCAAGGATATCGTAGATGCTATTGGAGCAACATCTGTTTGGGATAGTAAATCTTCCAGTGCTACAATTACCTATGGAGATCGAACAGTAGTTATTAAGATCGGTTCATCTACAGTCACTGTGAATGGAGAATCGATAGCTGTAACTTCACCAGCTTTTTTACACAAGGTGGGAACTGAAGGGAAAACTTATGTTCCGTTAGCCGTAATTGCTACAGGTCTAGGGTTCGATGTGCAGTATATTGCTTCATTAAGAACCGCCTTCATTAATCAATAATAGAAATTGTTCATAATATTTAGTTAATAGTCGCCTCTATGTATGGGCGGCTATTTATTGTATGGTATTGTAGAGTTATTATAAGAAATGAACTTTGTAGTATAGAAGGGCGGGAGCAACCATTCTTATACGAAAATATAAAAGCGCTTTCAAAAATGTTGGAATTCATTATCAGGTGATTGGTCTCATTTCTCTGTTAATGCTAGTTAGTTTTGCTATTTATATAACAGTTCTGAAAAATGTATTCAGCATTTATGATGAACAAATCTATAAGAAATCATCTCAAGTGTTAACGATGTCCTCTATCGGAATTGAGAGTCAGCTAAAAGAAATGGAAGAGTTATCTTTTAAAGTTGTATCAGATGAGCAAATTCAAAGTTACTTATCGCAACTACAGGATGATAGTTCTGCCTATGAAAAATTGGTATTACATAAAAAGATAACAGATCGAATCATTGCCTTTGCAGGATCGGAGAAATATGTGTATTCGATGATGGTGATAGATCAGGAGAGAAATGTCATGGTAGCGGGCAACCGTGAGGGAATTCCAGAAACACTTCAGAATGACCTTGTTGCACTTGCCGAAGAATATGATGGATCTAATGCATGGATGTTGGGTGGAAGAGGGTTCTCTTTACTTAGCGTTCGAGAAATCAAATCATTCACGAACGCTACGTTCACTTTGGAGAATCTAGGCACACTTGTCTTTCGGGTTCGTATCGATCGAATTGTTGACGATCAAGTGCAAGATGCAGGAAATGAAGGTCAATTAATTATTACGGACGGTAAGGATATTCTCTATCCCCAGGAGCCATTACTAACCGAATCTGAAATGTTGATTGAGATGAATAATGACAAACTCTATAGTATAGATTCTTATGAGCATGGTAGGTATTTCGCAGCGAAATTTCGATCTTCGTATACGGATTGGACCTATTTTCATATAACTCCTTTTCATCAAATGTTTGAACGAATTACGTTCATCAAAAGTTTTGTCACGATCGTCTTTATATTTATTTTTGTACTGGCCATTCTGTTTGGAACGAGGTTAGCGTTAAGTATCACACGGCCGATTGATCGACTTATCAAAAAAATGCGTGATATAGAGGAAGGTGATCTCGATAAATTAGAAGAGTTGGCTTTAGGGACGGTACCTTCTTCTCCGCAATCTGAGGTTGGACTACTTTATCGCACATTCAAAATGATGATTCAACGCATTCGTGAGTTAATTAACGAGAATTACACGAAACAACTACTTATTAGAGAAACCGAACTAAAGGCACTTCAGGCTCAAATCAACCCTCATTTCCTCTACAATACGCTTGAATCCATTAATTGGTTAGCTAAAACGAACAAACAAGATCAGATTTCAAAAATGGTAGAATCTCTAGGATTTCTATTACGTAGTTCAATCAATTTTGACAATCAATTAATTACGCTTGGCAGCGAAATAGATATAGTCATGAGTTATGTAACGATACAAAAGGTTAGATTTGAAGAACGCTTAGAATTCACGATAGACATAGAATCATATTTAGAGAACGCCCTTATTCCAAAACTAACTTTACAGCCACTGGTGGAGAATGCTATTCATTATGCTCTAGAGCCTAATATTGAACCATGTCAGATTGTAATTATAGTAAGGGAAAATCAAGGGGTCATTACTATCTTTGTGCAGGATAATGGACCGGGAATGGACCCAGAGTTTCTTAAACAGTTATCAGAAGGAAAAGTGCAGACATTAGGAAAGGGGATTGGTCTAAGTAATATTGAAGAGCGAATAAAATTGACCTATGGGAGCGAGTGGGGGCTCCATATCGAGAGTGAACCTAACATCAAGACGTCCGTCCAAGTTAGAATTCCCTATATCAAAGGAGGCGAGCTAGATGTATAAAGTGATGTTAGTGGATGATGAACGTATGATTCTCGATGGCATATCACAGGTGGTGGATTGGAGAAGTTCCGGAACTGAACTAATAGCTACTGCTAGAAACGGGATAGAAGCTTACGAGAAGATCATTTCTAACAAGCCAGATATTGTAATCAGTGATATTTGTATGCCTGGACTTGATGGATTGGGTCTTGTAGAGAAAACATGGTTGAGCTACCCAAGTGTAAAATTTATTATGTTGTCTGGACACAAGGACTTCGATTATGCCAGACGTGCCATGCAATATGGGGTGAAGCACTATTTATTAAAACCATGTAACGAGTCGCAAATTCTTAAAGCAATTCAGGAGTTACTAAAGGAACGGGAAGAGCAACAAGAACGTGATAAATTTATGGATCGCATCAAGCATGGACTCCAAAAAGTGTTGCCTCATGTTAAGGAGCAATTTCTTAAAGAATTTATTACGAATAAAACATATGGTACAACGGATGTAGAGTATTACGAGGATTTGTTTGAACTCTCGTTAATTAGCCAATCAGTAAGGATGGTATTAATTCAACTTGATGAGATTCGTGAATATGAGTACTTATTTGCTTTGAAAAATATAGCGGAGGATATTCTTCCAAGTGTTCTACTTAGTACAACGATTGAAGGTCGGTTATTAATTCTTCTACCAGAATCCGATCATGTCGAAACACTTATTCAAGATATTGAAATGGTACGGTCAACATTTTATAAATTCTATAAGCTAGATATCACAATTGCTCTAAGTGAAGCAGATCGTATGGTTAATGCCCGTAAATTGTATCGTGAGATGCTTCAATGTATGAATCATCGTTTTTATATTGGTGAAGGTAGTTTAATTATGATGCATGATTTAGCACTCCATGAACGTGATGGTGCGTTAGATTTAAATTATATATTGGATGAAGAGAAGTTTTGTTTACTCATCAAATCTGGAAATATTGATGAGGTAGGACAAGATATTGAGCGGTTATTTACGCATTTAGATGAGATGAGATTGGAAATTGCTATGACTCGTTCATACGTACTCCAACTTTATGCTGCAATGATACGTATCTGTCCATCAGGGGAGATTAACTCCTTTACGAAGGGGATGACAATGCTGGCAGAAATGGAGACGCTGGCTGGATTGAAGATATTTGTAATCGAAGCAGCGAATCAATTAACTAAGGGATATTATAAGAATAATATTCATCGACAGTCATCAACGGTAGATAAAATGATTTCCATTATCGTGAATAATTATAAGAATGATCAATTGTCTTTAAATGGTGTGGCTAATCAAATTTTATATATGAACCCAGATTATTTAGGTAAGATATTTAAAAAAGTAACCGGCAATAGTTTCTCAAATTATGTGAATCAGTATCGAATCCAGCGCGCCTGTGAATATATTCGCAGCGGTGATAATGTGAGGGTATTCGAACTTGCAGATCAGTTTGGATTCTCAGGCAACTCGCAATATTTCAGTCAGGTATTCAAGAAATATATAGGGATGACTCCAACGGAATTTATTAAATCATGAAAACTCTGTTTTTTTAACCAATAGCTCTGATTTGTGTATTCAACTTCTAGTATCAATTTGGGAAAATAAGCTTACATAATTGAAAGCGTTATCAATCTGAGAGAGATGTTAATCATTATATTTGAAAAGGGGCGAAAAACTTGAGGAAAAAAGCGACCATGTTGTTGACTGTATTAATGCTTCTAATAGTTACTGCATGTGGAAATTCAGCAAACACGAAAGAAACACAAGCTACCGCAACTGAAGGAGAAACGACAAGTACAGAAGCAACAAGTACAGAAACAAAGAAGGATATAACTTTACGGATAGCTTGGTGGGGATCAGA
Coding sequences within:
- the acnA gene encoding aconitate hydratase AcnA; translated protein: MPGKDHFSTAQQLVVNGKNYRYYSLQSLEKQGIGSVSTLPFSIKVLLEAAIRQFDGRAITEEHVKQLADWNNGRDENKEIPFIPARIVLQDFTGVPVVVDLAAMRDTVKKAGGDPKKINPLVPVDLVIDHSVMVDAFGAPDSLAINMDMEFERNEERYRFLRWAQTAFDNFRAVPPATGIVHQVNLEYLASVAATKVIDGETVVYPDSLVGTDSHTTMINGLGVVGWGVGGIEAEAGMLGQPLYFIMPEVVGFKLTGSLNEGATATDLALTVTQILRTKGVVGKFVEFFGPGLLNLSLADRATIANMAPEYGATIGYFPVDNETLSYLRNTGRSDEQVALVEAYYKAQDMFRTEYTVDPEFTDVIELDLASVVPSLAGPKRPQDRIELSNMKDSFNDIIRTPLDKGGYGLSDSKIDQTVSIQHTDGTVSKLGTGAVVIAAITSCTNTSNPSVMLGAGLLAKKAVERGLKKPGYVKSSLTPGSLVVTEYLKKAGLLESLEALGFYLAGYGCATCIGNSGPLPDEVNQAIADNDLTVAAVLSGNRNFEGRIHAQVKANYLASPPLVVAYALAGTVNIDLDNDPLGYDQNNEPVYLRDIWPTSEEIKEAIATSVTPEMFRSKYENVFTANERWNAIEIPEGELYEWDDNSTYIQNPPFFENLEAELTDLKDIRSARVLALLSDSVTTDHISPAGNISPSSPAGLYLKEHGVERKDFNSYGSRRGNHEVMMRGTFANIRIRNQVAPGTEGGVTTNLLTEEVMSIYDASMDYQDHKQNLIVIAGKEYGTGSSRDWAAKGTTLLGVKAVIAESYERIHRSNLVGMGVLPLQFQDGTGWKSLGLNGRESFDIIGVNNDIKPGQELTVTVTREDGTQFNFTAIARLDSMVDVDYYHNGGILQTVLRQMIKSS
- a CDS encoding amidase domain-containing protein, with the translated sequence MEQPWKQLLFTYVNQYNQCQIDYRAESQQQVVTDMSFVMERSKRMKRLSDWYEMRESIPLRSETRAKLIQMIRESDQDVILDIQLHSKLYYSKGGMTHREDMIQRERLNFIRDGFQWVIVSIEQLTVERHPNLENLSLPNEGTGSFGEGSGPYLNAHVWGSGSNRRPVKYSREEAVAYADLWWDSENPEFITFTVNCTNYISQCLFAGGAPIHYTGNRATGWWYKGYVSNKEWWSYSWAVSNSLEYLLSTSTKGLRAEVVDRAEQLMLGDVIIYDWDGDGNYQHSTIVTAFDAGGMPLVNANTVSSRHRYWDYKDSYAWQENTKYQFLHIPDIF
- a CDS encoding D-alanine--D-alanine ligase codes for the protein MNKSRVGLVYGGKSGEHEVSLQTAFAVMNAFDYNKYDIIPFYITKKGEWLKGEVRQSPFEKIEDLKLMNHSEGSQAALAVLFSRLNDGESSATLDLMFPLLHGTFGEDGTIQGLFEMANMPYVGAGVLASAAGMDKVVMKKLFAEAGLPQVGYRYFTRSQWMHDSYEIIVGVEDHLGYPCFVKPANLGSSVGISKAKDRDELERAINFALRYDIKVIVEEFVDAREIEVSVLGNDEPMASVPGEIVSSSEYYDYAAKYTDGQSQMLIPAPLDPELADRIRDAAIVAFQALEGSGISRADFFVRKSDQSILINEVNTMPGFTPYSMYPLLWRETGLDYATLLDRMIELALERYASKQALDYNND
- the uvsE gene encoding UV DNA damage repair endonuclease UvsE, yielding MIVRFGYVAMSMVVQDTSPSKTMTMTSFNKLADREGALLKLERIARTNLHNTLRLLKHNVAHDIKVYRFSSKLIPLATHGDLEDWSPMPVLQDSFAEVGEFVKKHEMRVSFHPDHFTVLSTPRPVVLINSVRDLKHHVTMLNAMGLDATAKNNIHIGGAYGDKPSAAARFEEHFEHLSRDIQERLTLENDDKTFNAIETLRVCQNVKLPMVLDIHHQWVNNEGELPWELWPYIRETWQSELAQADAQVNKPLVPKIHVSSPRSVRDIRSHADGVEVGPLLDFLRRIAKDTPYLDVMIEAKSKDTALFGLMQDLGQFVTEGVTVKDKASIEIQP
- a CDS encoding inositol monophosphatase family protein, encoding MSALNQKDKVPYVVTSKSFTAVAINAAAKAGEWIKSRLGTVKELNTKYSSHDLVTEVDKGAEQMIRKLILTHFPDHEILGEEAVEPGPDASVRALKESLDAEYLWIVDPVDGTTNYVHGFPFFAVSIALAYKGEVIVGVIYDISRDELFVAEKGKGAYVHGKPTLVSQECTIGTSLLATGFPPDQNFAFPINMLGLQHVAPKSRSIRAGGSAALHMAYVAAGRLSGYWEIGLNSWDLAAGVLLVKESGGEVTDTLGRPYDLSVRHIVASNGQIHHELIEALEEAGATGF
- a CDS encoding stalk domain-containing protein, with translation MVQLWKKKISVVNLAVLLSTTLGMFSGLTSVQAQAIEPDPYRIVALGDSLTVGYEPEMDLTSTPYGFVDRLHEQGLFHSRTETINYGILGLKGTGLEHFLDAAQKGVAISAEDIQPGLVDPRAGEIGASAIQLKADIQSADLITITIGGNDLGIIISEADNLVDAELNLKVEQLLTSYKTTMTAIIENLHEMNKDALIVVADQYQPIPEIANRAMYPKLINAANSFTGVVEQLVTDFQSQSVNIKIAHVAEEFVGGESTMTHIIGDRDIHPNQLGYGVMAEVFAEVVWGEYLKPSINDKAEPMTIVVKGKELKTPYQPVLRKNQNFVAIKDIVDAIGATSVWDSKSSSATITYGDRTVVIKIGSSTVTVNGESIAVTSPAFLHKVGTEGKTYVPLAVIATGLGFDVQYIASLRTAFINQ
- a CDS encoding sensor histidine kinase, with protein sequence MIGLISLLMLVSFAIYITVLKNVFSIYDEQIYKKSSQVLTMSSIGIESQLKEMEELSFKVVSDEQIQSYLSQLQDDSSAYEKLVLHKKITDRIIAFAGSEKYVYSMMVIDQERNVMVAGNREGIPETLQNDLVALAEEYDGSNAWMLGGRGFSLLSVREIKSFTNATFTLENLGTLVFRVRIDRIVDDQVQDAGNEGQLIITDGKDILYPQEPLLTESEMLIEMNNDKLYSIDSYEHGRYFAAKFRSSYTDWTYFHITPFHQMFERITFIKSFVTIVFIFIFVLAILFGTRLALSITRPIDRLIKKMRDIEEGDLDKLEELALGTVPSSPQSEVGLLYRTFKMMIQRIRELINENYTKQLLIRETELKALQAQINPHFLYNTLESINWLAKTNKQDQISKMVESLGFLLRSSINFDNQLITLGSEIDIVMSYVTIQKVRFEERLEFTIDIESYLENALIPKLTLQPLVENAIHYALEPNIEPCQIVIIVRENQGVITIFVQDNGPGMDPEFLKQLSEGKVQTLGKGIGLSNIEERIKLTYGSEWGLHIESEPNIKTSVQVRIPYIKGGELDV